In Solanum pennellii chromosome 7, SPENNV200, the following are encoded in one genomic region:
- the LOC107026553 gene encoding scarecrow-like protein 23 — protein MIMLQFSFVSAIPINHTSSYSSSSSMSSKRSISEFTPVSDEPQLLTKRPRNERGEEEEEEGEELLLVDADSIGLRLLGLLLQCAEFVAMENLDEAADLLPEIAELSSPFGSSAERVAAYFAESLSARIISSHLRFYSPLNLKSLTLTHSQKLFTALQSYNTISPLIKFSHYTANQAIYQALEGEDHVHVIDLDIMQGLQWPGLFQILSSRSRKLRSIKITGVGSSMELLESTGRRLTEFASSFGLPFEFQPFEGKIGHITDLNQLGVKIGETTVVNWMHHCLYNITGSDLGTFRLLTLLRPKLITLVEQDLSHGGNFLSRFVEALHYYSALFDALGDGLSEESAERHTVEQQLFGSEIRNIVAVGGPKRTGEVPVERWGDELKRIGFLPVSLSGTPAAQASLLLGMFPRGYTLVEENGCLKLGWKDLSLLTASAWQPCD, from the coding sequence atgatcaTGCTTCAATTCTCTTTCGTATCTGCAATACCAATTAATCATACATCTTCatattcatcttcatcttccATGTCTTCTAAGCGCTCAATTTCTGAGTTTACTCCGGTCTCAGATGAACCTCAACTTCTTACTAAACGGCCCCGAAATGAAAGGggagaggaagaggaagaagaaggtgAGGAGTTACTTCTCGTTGACGCCGATTCCATAGGTCTTCGCCTTCTCGGTTTGCTCCTTCAATGCGCTGAGTTTGTTGCCATGGAGAATCTCGATGAAGCTGCTGATTTATTACCGGAAATCGCTGAGCTTTCATCGCCGTTCGGCTCATCGGCTGAGCGAGTCGCTGCTTACTTCGCTGAATCTCTATCGGCCAGAATTATCAGTTCTCATCTCCGATTTTATTCTCCGCTTAACCTCAAATCCCTAACTCTCACGCATTCCCAAAAACTCTTCACCGCTCTGCAATCTTACAACACAATAAGTCCGCTCATCAAATTCTCTCACTACACAGCAAATCAAGCTATTTACCAAGCATTAGAAGGTGAAGATCACGTCCACGTCATCGATCTCGACATCATGCAAGGTCTTCAATGGCCAGGATTGTTCCAAATCCTCTCCTCTCGATCGAGAAAGCTCCGTTCCATCAAAATCACCGGCGTTGGATCCTCCATGGAATTACTCGAATCCACCGGCCGTCGACTCACCGAATTCGCCAGCTCATTCGGACTTCCGTTCGAGTTTCAACCGTTTGAAGGCAAAATCGGACACATCACAGACCTGAATCAACTCGGAGTCAAAATTGGGGAAACTACCGTTGTCAATTGGATGCACCATTGCCTCTACAATATCACAGGGAGTGATTTAGGTACTTTCCGATTGTTAACTTTATTAAGACCGAAATTGATCACACTCGTTGAACAAGATCTGAGTCACGGAGGAAACTTTTTGAGCCGATTCGTTGAGGCATTGCATTATTACTCAGCCTTGTTTGATGCATTGGGGGATGGATTGAGTGAAGAGAGTGCAGAGAGGCATACAGTGGAACAGCAGTTGTTCGGTAGCGAAATTAGGAATATTGTAGCGGTAGGTGGGCCCAAGAGGACCGGGGAAGTACCCGTAGAGAGATGGGGCGATGAATTGAAACGAATCGGGTTTTTACCCGTTTCATTATCGGGTACTCCAGCTGCTCAAGCAAGTTTATTATTGGGGATGTTTCCGAGAGGGTATACGTTGGTGGAAGAAAATGGGTGTTTAAAATTGGGATGGAAGGATTTATCCTTGTTGACTGCATCTGCATGGCAACCTTGCGATTAA